A genomic segment from Alistipes senegalensis JC50 encodes:
- a CDS encoding V-type ATP synthase subunit I, with amino-acid sequence MSKYNFVLYAAQSEDFIEKLRGLGLVDITTTGWEPSEEDRQLLLDIEGHAKAAEFLNTLRAEGRCKADAEPFASGREAYEHYTAAHQQAAALHAEIGRLEKAAEELRPWGAFDVERTKKLAAQGIVLRYFFTQRNTFDKMLGEWSECYTISEVSRTDAAVWFVVVAKPGEEVTLDAQEMKTPTMDVREAERRIAEAEKKLRALDAEFSRVAASEKLLAEHACSLKERLQGVQVTATAQEAADGTLVVMEGWAEKETSGKVDALLEEYPNVVYLKSDPTPEDETPVKLKNGWFARNFELVGDMYARPKYGTMDLTPFFAPFYVLFFGICLNDAGYGAILALMGAFMLYKFRKPGMMRRAAWFATMCGLATVAFGLFCGSFFGINMQEWFPSVKFFNFQGQFFSIALVIGIVQILFGMSLNIWMTVRNFGLSRALGQLGWFIMLVSCCLAVGLPMAGLAIPGFTSGSVAFYAALGIGAVLMLLLNDPKRNPLINLGAGLWDLYNNVTGLLSDVLSYIRLFAIGLSGGVLALVFNTLAAGFVPEGSGIVVRLLVMIPILLIGHGINLFMSTISSFVHPLRLTFVEFYKNAGFEMAPRNFDPIRKMNDTNE; translated from the coding sequence ATGTCGAAATACAACTTTGTGCTCTACGCGGCGCAGAGCGAGGATTTCATCGAGAAGCTGCGCGGACTCGGCCTGGTGGACATCACCACCACGGGCTGGGAGCCCTCCGAGGAAGACCGCCAACTGCTGCTCGACATCGAGGGCCACGCGAAGGCCGCGGAGTTCCTGAATACCCTTCGGGCCGAAGGCCGTTGCAAGGCGGATGCCGAACCGTTCGCTTCGGGCCGAGAGGCTTATGAGCACTACACCGCTGCGCATCAGCAGGCTGCGGCACTCCATGCCGAGATCGGCCGCTTGGAGAAGGCCGCCGAGGAGCTGCGTCCGTGGGGCGCTTTCGACGTGGAGCGCACGAAGAAGCTCGCCGCACAGGGCATCGTCCTGCGCTATTTCTTCACCCAGCGCAACACCTTCGACAAGATGCTGGGCGAGTGGTCGGAGTGTTATACGATTTCGGAGGTCAGCCGCACCGATGCAGCGGTGTGGTTCGTCGTCGTGGCGAAGCCCGGCGAGGAGGTGACGCTCGATGCGCAGGAAATGAAGACCCCGACGATGGATGTCCGCGAGGCGGAGCGCCGCATCGCCGAGGCCGAAAAGAAACTCCGGGCCCTCGACGCCGAATTTTCGCGCGTGGCCGCTTCGGAGAAGCTGCTCGCGGAGCACGCCTGCTCGCTGAAGGAGCGTTTGCAGGGCGTGCAGGTGACGGCCACGGCACAGGAGGCCGCCGACGGCACATTGGTCGTCATGGAGGGCTGGGCCGAGAAGGAGACTTCCGGCAAGGTCGATGCCCTGCTGGAGGAGTACCCCAACGTGGTCTACCTCAAGAGCGACCCCACGCCCGAGGACGAGACGCCCGTGAAGCTGAAGAACGGCTGGTTCGCACGCAATTTCGAGCTGGTGGGCGACATGTACGCCCGGCCGAAATACGGCACGATGGACCTCACGCCCTTCTTCGCGCCGTTCTACGTGCTGTTCTTCGGCATCTGCCTGAACGACGCCGGCTACGGTGCCATCCTGGCCCTGATGGGGGCTTTCATGCTGTATAAGTTCCGCAAGCCCGGCATGATGCGCCGCGCGGCGTGGTTCGCCACGATGTGCGGACTGGCGACGGTCGCTTTCGGACTCTTCTGCGGATCGTTCTTCGGGATCAACATGCAGGAGTGGTTCCCCTCGGTGAAATTCTTCAATTTCCAGGGGCAGTTCTTCTCCATCGCGCTGGTGATCGGCATCGTGCAGATCCTTTTCGGCATGTCGCTCAATATCTGGATGACCGTCCGCAATTTCGGCCTGAGCCGTGCGCTCGGACAGTTGGGGTGGTTCATCATGCTCGTTTCGTGCTGTCTGGCCGTGGGCCTGCCGATGGCGGGGCTCGCCATCCCGGGATTCACCTCCGGATCGGTGGCCTTCTACGCGGCACTGGGCATCGGGGCCGTGCTGATGTTGTTGCTGAACGATCCGAAACGCAACCCGCTCATCAATCTCGGCGCGGGGCTGTGGGACCTGTATAATAATGTCACGGGACTGCTCAGCGACGTGCTCTCCTACATCCGTCTGTTCGCCATCGGACTTTCGGGCGGCGTGCTGGCGCTGGTGTTCAACACGCTGGCGGCGGGCTTCGTGCCCGAGGGCTCGGGAATCGTGGTGCGGCTGCTGGTGATGATTCCGATCCTGCTGATCGGCCACGGCATCAACCTCTTCATGTCAACCATCTCGTCGTTCGTGCATCCGCTGCGTCTGACGTTCGTCGAGTTCTACAAGAACGCCGGTTTCGAAATGGCTCCGCGCAATTTCGATCCCATCCGTAAAATGAATGATACTAACGAATAA
- a CDS encoding V-type ATP synthase subunit D, translated as MAIKFQYNKTSLGDLGKQLKMRQKALPTIKSKESALRSEVKKAKDSANDCRRRLDALKAEYDYMVSLWGEFDCDLLRVVDIDLSVQKIAGVRTPVLQEVKFEEKPYDLFSSPVWFADGVDILKRMAQLGIEFAVYDRKTELLDHARRKTTQKVNLYEKVQIPGYEDAIRKIKRFMEDEENLSKSAQKIVKTKQQAAGEGAML; from the coding sequence ATGGCAATCAAATTCCAATATAACAAGACCTCGCTCGGCGACCTCGGCAAACAGCTGAAAATGCGCCAGAAGGCCCTCCCTACGATCAAAAGTAAGGAATCGGCCCTGCGCTCCGAGGTGAAGAAGGCGAAGGACTCCGCAAACGACTGCCGCCGCCGGCTCGATGCCCTGAAGGCCGAGTACGACTACATGGTGTCGCTCTGGGGAGAGTTTGATTGTGACCTCTTGCGCGTCGTCGATATCGACTTGTCGGTACAGAAGATCGCGGGTGTGCGCACTCCGGTCTTGCAGGAAGTGAAATTCGAGGAGAAACCCTACGATCTGTTCTCCTCTCCGGTGTGGTTCGCCGACGGAGTCGATATCCTCAAGCGCATGGCGCAGCTGGGCATCGAGTTCGCGGTCTACGACCGCAAGACGGAGCTGCTGGACCACGCGCGCCGCAAAACCACTCAGAAGGTGAACTTGTACGAAAAGGTGCAGATACCCGGGTACGAGGACGCCATACGCAAGATCAAACGCTTCATGGAGGATGAGGAGAACCTCTCCAAGTCGGCCCAGAAGATCGTGAAAACCAAACAACAGGCCGCCGGGGAGGGCGCGATGTTATGA